Part of the Lichenicola cladoniae genome is shown below.
GCCGCTGGCGCCACCGGCAAGACCCGACACCGAACGGCCGGAATACACGCTGGCAATCGGGTCGCTGTCGACCAGTCGTGCCTGCAGGCCGGGGTCGTCCGGGTAATAGTTCGAGCTGTGTTCGGTGTAGTTCTGGTAGCCGACCGATCCCGTGCCCGTGTAGGTCCATGCCCCCGACTTGCCGGAATAGGTGACCGGGACCACCGCCGCGACATAGGATTGCGGCGAGAAGTAGCCACCCTGGCCGAGGGTGAAATAGCGCAGGTTCTTGTCGTAGCCGAAATAGGTGAGGTCGATGCCGACCCGTACCTGGTCGTCGCCCTTGTGCCAGACCGAGACGCTGCCGCCGACACCGGCCTCGACTTCGGTGTTGCTGGCGACGTGGGTGCCGGTGATCGAGGCGAAGCCACCGCCGGCATAGATCACCGCATCCTTGTTCGCGAGCTCGAACTGCGCATGGCCATGGTTGCGGACCACGCCGCCCCAGACCGTGTTGGTGCCTGGGTCGCGCAGCCCGCCATAGGACAGCACGCTGTCGGTGATGGCCCGCCGCTCGCCGGTCACCCGCAAGGTGAGGTTCGGTGTCAGCTTCGGCGAGAATTCGACGCCGCCGACCGCGTTGGTGGTCCGGAAGCCGAGCGGCGAAGTCCCGGCATCGGCGCTCAGCCACGGATTGGCGAAACCGACCTGGAAGGCGACGCCGGCCGCATTGCTCTGGCTGTTGCTGTCCGACGAGCCGCCGAGTGCAAGCGTGCCGAAGCGATCCTGCGTCGTGGCAGCCTGATCCAGGCTGCCCGAGGACAGGACCGTCGGCGTCAGCGTGGCCGACCAGTGCGATGCGCCGCCGCCGAACGGCAATGTCGCGGTGATCGGCACGGTTGCCTGGGTGAGCGAGTCCAGCCCGCCGCTGCCCGACCGGCTGCGCAGCCCGATATCGACGTCGAGCTTGGGCGACAGCGTGTCGTTCAGGGAGGCGAGCTGGCTGTCAATCGACGACAGCATCCTGTCGGCTGGTGCCCTGCGGGCGGATTGCCCCGAGCCGGTGCCGAGCCCGTCGATATCGTCGGGGCTGGGATCGGATGCGGTGATGCCCTGCTGAACGGGGTCGGTACGGAACGGGTTGTCGCTGGTCGGCGTGTCGGTCTCGATGACGTAGTTGATCATCGCGTTGCTGTCGGTGCCGAGCTGCTGGCGCCGCAGGCTGCTGGCCTGGCGCAGGTCGGCGAGCGCTGCCTGGCCGGCCCCGCGTGCACGATGAACAGCGGCGGCGGCAAGCCAGGCGCGCGGGTCCTGCGGCCCGATCACCAGCGCGTCGCGGGCCAGCGTGCCGGCCTGCGCCAGGTCGTTGCAATCCACCGCCGCCTGGACCGCGGCCAGCCGTGCGTCCAGATCGGACGGGTCGCGCTGCAGGACCGCGAGGTCGAGCGCCAGCGCCTTCCTCGGCTTGGAGTCCGACTGATACAGCCGGGCCAGCGCCAGCCGGGGCGCGACCGCATCGGGCGACTGCGCCAATACCGGTGCCAACCTGTCATAGGCATCGGCCTGCTTGCCCTGCTCGTTCAACTGGTCGGATTCCACCACCGCCATGCCGGCGCCGAGCTGCTTGCGGGTGATCTCCTGGTCCCGTGTCAGGCCACGCCCGCCGGCGGACTGGTTGTCGAGCGCCAAGAGCAGGCGATGGGCGCCGCTCGTATCTCCGAGGGTGACCAGTTCGCCGGCATAGGCCAGTCGTTGCGACGCCGTCGGCGGGCCGCCCGATCGTTCTGCGATCTGCAGCGCGCGCCTGGCGCCGTTCGTGTCCCCGAGCCGCTGCAGCGCCTGCGCGATCTGCACGCCGCGCACGCCGGTCGGGTCCGGGCGCTGCGCCAGTTCGATCAGCCGGCTGTGGCCGAAGCTGTCGTCCGCCTGGGCCTCGGCGATATCACCTTCCAGCGCGACCCGTCCCGCCACCGCATTGACGTCCGGCGTGCGGCTGCGCTTCGGCAGCTGGGCCAGCAGCCGGGAGGCGGTCTGCAGGTCGTTGGTCTGGCCGGCAAACAGGATGCCGGCCTGCAGCATCGAGGGCGTCGGACGCGACATCGCGTTCATCTCGGCCATGACCTGCTGCGCCTCCTGAGCCTGCCCGGCCTTGAGCAGGTTCTGGGCCAGCCGGAGTCGCATCCAGCCATCGCGCGGCGTCTGCGCCACCGCATCGCGCAGCAGGTCGACCCGGTCGCCCGGGTCGTTCGCCCGGGCGACACGGCCGTTCGCCTGCTGGTTCTCGATCTGCGCGACGTCGCGCGCGTGCCGGCCGCCAAGCCGGGCCAGCAGCGCCCGGGCCTCGGCCTGATGGCCGCCATGCATCTGGATCCGCGCCAGGCCAAGCAGCGCGTCGTCATTGTCGGGATGCGCGCTCAGGATCTGGTTGTAGGTTGCCGCGGCGTCACTGCTCCGGCCGCGCCGCTGCTGCAGCCCTGCCAGCATGGACTGGGCGCCGCTGACGTCGCCGCCGCCGGCGATCAGCGCGTTCAGCTTTGTCTCCGCCTCGTCGAAGCGGCCGTGCGCGATCAGGCTGTTGGCGGCGGCGTAATCCTCGCCCACGGCCAGGCCGGTGAGGGCCGGCTGCCAGCGGGCTGCATGGTCCGGGTCTGCGGCGATCGCGCGCGCCAGAAGCTGGTGG
Proteins encoded:
- a CDS encoding cellulose biosynthesis protein BcsC, with product MAPMRVHRVHGRQALLNGCIILPILALAMPAQAQTTAPAAAQPAASAPAEPSVVTLLLQQARYWRGRSENDKAQVAISRAQQVAPNDPDVLAAQADLQAASGDLDGARRTQATLARIAPGSKQLGDLSRSLQVRSIDPATLSGIRALGAAGKNDAAAAGYRRVFGGTAPPAEFGTEYYQTLAGTSAGWAEAKAGLARIVAANPNDLQAQLAYGQLLTYREPTRAQGIARLQGLAALSDRSPQVASDAARNWHQALLWLPNDKASVPAYQAWLQTHPDDAAIGQRIKEANLQVPTDVGGTDRGSGFKSLAGNQLDDAGKQFEAALALSPKDADALGGLGLVRAKQNRIDEAHQLLARAIAADPDHAARWQPALTGLAVGEDYAAANSLIAHGRFDEAETKLNALIAGGGDVSGAQSMLAGLQQRRGRSSDAAATYNQILSAHPDNDDALLGLARIQMHGGHQAEARALLARLGGRHARDVAQIENQQANGRVARANDPGDRVDLLRDAVAQTPRDGWMRLRLAQNLLKAGQAQEAQQVMAEMNAMSRPTPSMLQAGILFAGQTNDLQTASRLLAQLPKRSRTPDVNAVAGRVALEGDIAEAQADDSFGHSRLIELAQRPDPTGVRGVQIAQALQRLGDTNGARRALQIAERSGGPPTASQRLAYAGELVTLGDTSGAHRLLLALDNQSAGGRGLTRDQEITRKQLGAGMAVVESDQLNEQGKQADAYDRLAPVLAQSPDAVAPRLALARLYQSDSKPRKALALDLAVLQRDPSDLDARLAAVQAAVDCNDLAQAGTLARDALVIGPQDPRAWLAAAAVHRARGAGQAALADLRQASSLRRQQLGTDSNAMINYVIETDTPTSDNPFRTDPVQQGITASDPSPDDIDGLGTGSGQSARRAPADRMLSSIDSQLASLNDTLSPKLDVDIGLRSRSGSGGLDSLTQATVPITATLPFGGGASHWSATLTPTVLSSGSLDQAATTQDRFGTLALGGSSDSNSQSNAAGVAFQVGFANPWLSADAGTSPLGFRTTNAVGGVEFSPKLTPNLTLRVTGERRAITDSVLSYGGLRDPGTNTVWGGVVRNHGHAQFELANKDAVIYAGGGFASITGTHVASNTEVEAGVGGSVSVWHKGDDQVRVGIDLTYFGYDKNLRYFTLGQGGYFSPQSYVAAVVPVTYSGKSGAWTYTGTGSVGYQNYTEHSSNYYPDDPGLQARLVDSDPIASVYSGRSVSGLAGGASGKVEYQLMPALRLGATASYQRAGDWNEAQALLTARYTFSEKP